One genomic region from Macaca mulatta isolate MMU2019108-1 chromosome 20, T2T-MMU8v2.0, whole genome shotgun sequence encodes:
- the ANTKMT gene encoding adenine nucleotide translocase lysine N-methyltransferase isoform X3: protein MEQDDPAEALTELRERRLGALELLQAAAGSGLAAYAVWALLLQPGFRRVPLRLQVLAAHRCGLRPAVGYELNPWLVALARLHAWRAGCAGSVCYRRKDLWKVSLRDCRNVSVFLAPSVLPLLEDKLRAELPAGARVVSGRFPLPTWQPVAVAGEGLDRVWAYDVPGGGQAGEAVSSRIPIQAAP, encoded by the exons ATGGAGCAGGACGACCCGGCCGAAGCGCTGACGGAGCTACGCGAGCGGCGGCTGGGCGCGCTGGAGCTGCTGCAGGCTGCGGCCGGCTCGGGCTTGGCGGCCTACGCGGTGTGGGCGCTGCTGCTCCAGCCCGGCTTCCGGCGCGTGCCGCTGCGGCTGCAG GTGCTGGCGGCCCACAGGTGCGGCCTCCGCCCAGCCGTGGGCTACGAGCTGAACCCGTGGCTGGTGGCGCTGGCGCGGCTGCACGCCTGGAGGGCCGGCTGTGCCGGCAGCGTCTGCTATCGCCGCAAGGATCTCTGGAAG GTGAGCCTGAGGGACTGCCGCAACGTGTCTGTGTTCCTGGCCCCTAGCGTG CTCCCACTGCTGGAGGACAAGCTGAGAGCAGAGCTGCCTGCCGGGGCCCGCGTGGTGTCTGGGCGCTTCCCGCTCCCCACCTGGCAGCCTGTGGCCGTGGCTGGCGAGGGCCTGGACCGAGTCTGGGCCTACGATGTTCCTGGGGGTGGGCAGGCTGGGGAGGCCGTCTCCTCACGGATACCCATCCAGGCTGCCCCCTGA
- the ANTKMT gene encoding adenine nucleotide translocase lysine N-methyltransferase isoform X1: MEQDDPAEALTELRERRLGALELLQAAAGSGLAAYAVWALLLQPGFRRVPLRLQVPYVGASARQVEHVLSLLRGRPGKTVDLGSGDGRIVLAAHRCGLRPAVGYELNPWLVALARLHAWRAGCAGSVCYRRKDLWKVSLRDCRNVSVFLAPSVLPLLEDKLRAELPAGARVVSGRFPLPTWQPVAVAGEGLDRVWAYDVPGGGQAGEAVSSRIPIQAAP, translated from the exons ATGGAGCAGGACGACCCGGCCGAAGCGCTGACGGAGCTACGCGAGCGGCGGCTGGGCGCGCTGGAGCTGCTGCAGGCTGCGGCCGGCTCGGGCTTGGCGGCCTACGCGGTGTGGGCGCTGCTGCTCCAGCCCGGCTTCCGGCGCGTGCCGCTGCGGCTGCAG GTGCCCTACGTTGGCGCGAGCGCGCGGCAGGTGGAGCACGTGTTGTCGCTGCTGCGAGGCCGCCCCGGAAAAACGGTGGATTTGGGCTCTGGCGACGGCAGGATC GTGCTGGCGGCCCACAGGTGCGGCCTCCGCCCAGCCGTGGGCTACGAGCTGAACCCGTGGCTGGTGGCGCTGGCGCGGCTGCACGCCTGGAGGGCCGGCTGTGCCGGCAGCGTCTGCTATCGCCGCAAGGATCTCTGGAAG GTGAGCCTGAGGGACTGCCGCAACGTGTCTGTGTTCCTGGCCCCTAGCGTG CTCCCACTGCTGGAGGACAAGCTGAGAGCAGAGCTGCCTGCCGGGGCCCGCGTGGTGTCTGGGCGCTTCCCGCTCCCCACCTGGCAGCCTGTGGCCGTGGCTGGCGAGGGCCTGGACCGAGTCTGGGCCTACGATGTTCCTGGGGGTGGGCAGGCTGGGGAGGCCGTCTCCTCACGGATACCCATCCAGGCTGCCCCCTGA
- the ANTKMT gene encoding adenine nucleotide translocase lysine N-methyltransferase isoform X2, which produces MEQDDPAEALTELRERRLGALELLQAAAGSGLAAYAVWALLLQPGFRRVPLRLQVPYVGASARQVEHVLSLLRGRPGKTVDLGSGDGRIVLAAHRCGLRPAVGYELNPWLVALARLHAWRAGCAGSVCYRRKDLWKLPLLEDKLRAELPAGARVVSGRFPLPTWQPVAVAGEGLDRVWAYDVPGGGQAGEAVSSRIPIQAAP; this is translated from the exons ATGGAGCAGGACGACCCGGCCGAAGCGCTGACGGAGCTACGCGAGCGGCGGCTGGGCGCGCTGGAGCTGCTGCAGGCTGCGGCCGGCTCGGGCTTGGCGGCCTACGCGGTGTGGGCGCTGCTGCTCCAGCCCGGCTTCCGGCGCGTGCCGCTGCGGCTGCAG GTGCCCTACGTTGGCGCGAGCGCGCGGCAGGTGGAGCACGTGTTGTCGCTGCTGCGAGGCCGCCCCGGAAAAACGGTGGATTTGGGCTCTGGCGACGGCAGGATC GTGCTGGCGGCCCACAGGTGCGGCCTCCGCCCAGCCGTGGGCTACGAGCTGAACCCGTGGCTGGTGGCGCTGGCGCGGCTGCACGCCTGGAGGGCCGGCTGTGCCGGCAGCGTCTGCTATCGCCGCAAGGATCTCTGGAAG CTCCCACTGCTGGAGGACAAGCTGAGAGCAGAGCTGCCTGCCGGGGCCCGCGTGGTGTCTGGGCGCTTCCCGCTCCCCACCTGGCAGCCTGTGGCCGTGGCTGGCGAGGGCCTGGACCGAGTCTGGGCCTACGATGTTCCTGGGGGTGGGCAGGCTGGGGAGGCCGTCTCCTCACGGATACCCATCCAGGCTGCCCCCTGA